Proteins from one Juglans microcarpa x Juglans regia isolate MS1-56 chromosome 1S, Jm3101_v1.0, whole genome shotgun sequence genomic window:
- the LOC121246667 gene encoding sm-like protein LSM1B isoform X2 produces the protein MSWAGPEDVYLSTSLASYLDTNAVLEEACERVIVGDLYCDITLGLYIIRGENVVLIGELDLEREELPPHMTRVSEAEIKRAQKAEREATDLKGSMRKRMEFLDLD, from the exons ATGTCTTGGGCAGGGCCGGAAGACGTCTACCTCTCGACCTCTCTCGCCAGCTATCTTGaca CTAACGCCGTACTTGAGGAAGCATGTGAGAGAGTTATTGTTGGTGATCTTTATTGTGACATTACTTTGGGCCTATATATAATCCGTGGAGAGAATGTTGTTTTAATTGGGGAGTTG GACTTGGAGAGAGAGGAACTTCCCCCTCACATGACTCGTGTTTCAGAAGCAGAAATTAAAAGG GCACAGAAAGCAGAAAGGGAAGCTACAGATCTTAAAGGGTCCATGAGGAAAAGAATGGAATTCCTTGACCTGGATTAA
- the LOC121246666 gene encoding protein DEEPER ROOTING 1 isoform X1 codes for MVQILLNQLKGRSHFSLKRCLQVPQLLNMMSFKWYRLNFGVFFMACNLGLLIASKRGVQLFSWVQNKLNGKQGNKKPHRASTTNHVKQEPREEFNDWPHGLLAIGTFGNNDLKENLESQNSQDDPSSSEEVLDFTPEEVGKLQKELTKLLSRKPNKEKEVADLPLDRFLNCPSSLEVDRRISNALCSESGDRDEDIDRTISVIIGRCREICADNKKKAIGKKSISFLLKNMFVCGSGFAPAPSLRDTLQESRMEKLLRVMLHKKINPQNTSRASSMKRYLGDTQIPKKRDDDEMQEKITDGGKWVKTDSEYIVLEI; via the exons ATGGTTCAGATTCTACTCAATCAGCTCAAAGGGAgatctcatttttctttaaagaggtGTCTGCAG GTGCCGCAGTTACTGAACATGATGAGCTTTAAATGGTACAG ATTAAATTTTGGAGTCTTCTTTATGGCTTGTAACTTGGGGCTTCTTATTGCTAGCAAACGTGGTGTTCAG CTTTTCAGTTGGGTGCAAAATAAGCTTAACGGGAAACAAGGGAACAAAAAACCACATAGAGCTTCAACTACGA ATCATGTGAAACAAGAGCCACGTGAAGAATTCAATGACTGGCCCCATGGCTTGCTAGCAATTGGAACTTTTGGGAACAATGATCTGAAAGAAAATCTAGAAAGCCAAAATAGTCAAGATGATCCATCTTCATCTGAAGAAGTACTAGATTTTACTCCAGAAGAAGTTGGAAAGTTACAAAAAGAGTTGACAAAGCTCTTGTCACGTAAACCAAACAAAGAGAAGGAAGTTGCAGATCTTCCTTTGGACAGATTCCTTAATTGCCCATCAAGCTTGGAGGTTGATCGAAGAATTAGTAATGCTCTTTGCAGTGAATCTGGTGATAGAGATGAAGATATCGACCGGACAATTAGTGTCATAATTGGTAGATGTAGGGAAATTTGTGCagataataaaaagaaagcAATTGGGAAGAAATCAATTTCCTTCCTACTCAAGAACATGTTTGTTTGTGGAAGCGGGTTTGCACCAGCACCCAGTTTAAGAGATACACTTCAGGAGTCAAGAATGGAGAAG CTTTTGAGAGTAATGCTTCACAAGAAGATCAACCCTCAAAATACTTCTCGGGCGTCATCAATGAAGAGATATCTAGGGGACACACAGATACCAAAGAAgagagatgatgatgaaatgCAGGAGAAGATCACTGATGGAGGCAAATGGGTCAAGACAGATTCTGAAT ATATTGTTCTAGAGATATAA
- the LOC121246666 gene encoding protein DEEPER ROOTING 1 isoform X2, producing MVQLFSWVQNKLNGKQGNKKPHRASTTNHVKQEPREEFNDWPHGLLAIGTFGNNDLKENLESQNSQDDPSSSEEVLDFTPEEVGKLQKELTKLLSRKPNKEKEVADLPLDRFLNCPSSLEVDRRISNALCSESGDRDEDIDRTISVIIGRCREICADNKKKAIGKKSISFLLKNMFVCGSGFAPAPSLRDTLQESRMEKLLRVMLHKKINPQNTSRASSMKRYLGDTQIPKKRDDDEMQEKITDGGKWVKTDSEYIVLEI from the exons ATGGTACAG CTTTTCAGTTGGGTGCAAAATAAGCTTAACGGGAAACAAGGGAACAAAAAACCACATAGAGCTTCAACTACGA ATCATGTGAAACAAGAGCCACGTGAAGAATTCAATGACTGGCCCCATGGCTTGCTAGCAATTGGAACTTTTGGGAACAATGATCTGAAAGAAAATCTAGAAAGCCAAAATAGTCAAGATGATCCATCTTCATCTGAAGAAGTACTAGATTTTACTCCAGAAGAAGTTGGAAAGTTACAAAAAGAGTTGACAAAGCTCTTGTCACGTAAACCAAACAAAGAGAAGGAAGTTGCAGATCTTCCTTTGGACAGATTCCTTAATTGCCCATCAAGCTTGGAGGTTGATCGAAGAATTAGTAATGCTCTTTGCAGTGAATCTGGTGATAGAGATGAAGATATCGACCGGACAATTAGTGTCATAATTGGTAGATGTAGGGAAATTTGTGCagataataaaaagaaagcAATTGGGAAGAAATCAATTTCCTTCCTACTCAAGAACATGTTTGTTTGTGGAAGCGGGTTTGCACCAGCACCCAGTTTAAGAGATACACTTCAGGAGTCAAGAATGGAGAAG CTTTTGAGAGTAATGCTTCACAAGAAGATCAACCCTCAAAATACTTCTCGGGCGTCATCAATGAAGAGATATCTAGGGGACACACAGATACCAAAGAAgagagatgatgatgaaatgCAGGAGAAGATCACTGATGGAGGCAAATGGGTCAAGACAGATTCTGAAT ATATTGTTCTAGAGATATAA
- the LOC121246667 gene encoding sm-like protein LSM1B isoform X1, producing MSWAGPEDVYLSTSLASYLDKKLLVLLRDGRKFLGILRSFDQFANAVLEEACERVIVGDLYCDITLGLYIIRGENVVLIGELDLEREELPPHMTRVSEAEIKRAQKAEREATDLKGSMRKRMEFLDLD from the exons ATGTCTTGGGCAGGGCCGGAAGACGTCTACCTCTCGACCTCTCTCGCCAGCTATCTTGaca AGAAACTTCTTGTACTGCTGCGAGATGGTCGAAAGTTCTTGGGGATTCTTCGTTCTTTTGATCAATTTG CTAACGCCGTACTTGAGGAAGCATGTGAGAGAGTTATTGTTGGTGATCTTTATTGTGACATTACTTTGGGCCTATATATAATCCGTGGAGAGAATGTTGTTTTAATTGGGGAGTTG GACTTGGAGAGAGAGGAACTTCCCCCTCACATGACTCGTGTTTCAGAAGCAGAAATTAAAAGG GCACAGAAAGCAGAAAGGGAAGCTACAGATCTTAAAGGGTCCATGAGGAAAAGAATGGAATTCCTTGACCTGGATTAA
- the LOC121246666 gene encoding protein DEEPER ROOTING 1 isoform X3 — translation MKLFSWVQNKLNGKQGNKKPHRASTTNHVKQEPREEFNDWPHGLLAIGTFGNNDLKENLESQNSQDDPSSSEEVLDFTPEEVGKLQKELTKLLSRKPNKEKEVADLPLDRFLNCPSSLEVDRRISNALCSESGDRDEDIDRTISVIIGRCREICADNKKKAIGKKSISFLLKNMFVCGSGFAPAPSLRDTLQESRMEKLLRVMLHKKINPQNTSRASSMKRYLGDTQIPKKRDDDEMQEKITDGGKWVKTDSEYIVLEI, via the exons ATGAAG CTTTTCAGTTGGGTGCAAAATAAGCTTAACGGGAAACAAGGGAACAAAAAACCACATAGAGCTTCAACTACGA ATCATGTGAAACAAGAGCCACGTGAAGAATTCAATGACTGGCCCCATGGCTTGCTAGCAATTGGAACTTTTGGGAACAATGATCTGAAAGAAAATCTAGAAAGCCAAAATAGTCAAGATGATCCATCTTCATCTGAAGAAGTACTAGATTTTACTCCAGAAGAAGTTGGAAAGTTACAAAAAGAGTTGACAAAGCTCTTGTCACGTAAACCAAACAAAGAGAAGGAAGTTGCAGATCTTCCTTTGGACAGATTCCTTAATTGCCCATCAAGCTTGGAGGTTGATCGAAGAATTAGTAATGCTCTTTGCAGTGAATCTGGTGATAGAGATGAAGATATCGACCGGACAATTAGTGTCATAATTGGTAGATGTAGGGAAATTTGTGCagataataaaaagaaagcAATTGGGAAGAAATCAATTTCCTTCCTACTCAAGAACATGTTTGTTTGTGGAAGCGGGTTTGCACCAGCACCCAGTTTAAGAGATACACTTCAGGAGTCAAGAATGGAGAAG CTTTTGAGAGTAATGCTTCACAAGAAGATCAACCCTCAAAATACTTCTCGGGCGTCATCAATGAAGAGATATCTAGGGGACACACAGATACCAAAGAAgagagatgatgatgaaatgCAGGAGAAGATCACTGATGGAGGCAAATGGGTCAAGACAGATTCTGAAT ATATTGTTCTAGAGATATAA